The Kazachstania africana CBS 2517 chromosome 8, complete genome genome contains a region encoding:
- the KAFR0H01660 gene encoding reticulon family protein (similar to Saccharomyces cerevisiae RTN2 (YDL204W) and RTN1 (YDR233C); ancestral locus Anc_8.454), whose product MSRAVVDQPFTSRYIQDEGQNPIIMRNTHATTTNRDVPPLCGIPAYIYSVYDSFRIMDCYVYLVTDPSLAMQGSRKLPKSQNHTHSREQLKHSCLQNDLLLWKNPLKTCKYFLIAISSLLLFKFINNFISLAFKLFSYILFATGSIEFISTRVLGQKHGIISVFARENHLNEVKQPDLHVKDNVCKAVDSMQRKLIDLVIPASVKKTINTGLVLFILHKAILLTSVWSVALMLVIMLFTVPLFYNLYFEEVHSIMDYVYDNYIEAWIKRFKKKTDTMVTRTNEKLGDPVHKYKENVVEHEPVDSKPGDDEMIL is encoded by the coding sequence ATGTCACGAGCCGTAGTGGATCAACCCTTTACATCAAGATACATTCAAGATGAAGGACAAAATCCGATCATTATGCGGAACACACACGCTACCACGACGAATAGAGATGTCCCACCCCTTTGTGGCATCCcagcatatatatatagtgTATATGATTCATTCAGAATCATGGATTGCTATGTCTACTTGGTAACGGATCCATCACTAGCAATGCAAGGTTCACGTAAGCTTCCAAAGAGTCAAAATCATACCCATTCAAGGGAGCAATTGAAGCACAGTTGTCTGCAAAATGATCTCCTTCTTTGGAAAAACCCTTTAAAGACGTGcaaatatttcttaattGCCATTTCTTCCCTTTTactattcaaattcatcaacaaTTTCATATCTCTGGCATTCAAACTGTTCTCCTATATTCTATTTGCAACTGGTTCCATTGAGTTCATTTCAACCAGGGTGCTTGGTCAGAAGCATGGTATTATTTCAGTGTTTGCTCGTGAAAACCATTTGAATGAGGTCAAACAACCTGACTTGCACGTGAAGGATAATGTATGTAAAGCAGTGGACTCCATGCAGAGGAAGCTAATTGACCTAGTTATACCTGCCTCTGTAAAGAAAACTATAAATACTGGTTTAGTGCTTTTCATACTTCATAAAGCCATTTTACTGACCTCCGTCTGGTCCGTTGCTTTGATGTTGGTTATAATGCTATTTACGGTGCCACTATTTTACAAtctatattttgaagaagtaCATTCAATAATGGATTATGTCTATGATAATTACATTGAGGCGTGGATTAAAAGGTTTAAGAAAAAGACAGACACTATGGTGACCAGGACTAATGAAAAGCTGGGAGACCCAGTTCACAAGTACAAAGAAAACGTTGTTGAACATGAGCCTGTGGACTCGAAACCAGGTGACGATGAAATGATATTgtga
- the HEM3 gene encoding hydroxymethylbilane synthase (similar to Saccharomyces cerevisiae HEM3 (YDL205C); ancestral locus Anc_8.456), with product MTQEIIRIGSRKSALAITQSEHVKSLIENEFPQYCCEIITRETLGDQIQFKPLYSFGGKALWTKELEDYLYHQDERLKLDIIVHSLKDMPTLLPEGFQLGCVTQRIDPSDCVVMSKENIGRGFTKLEQLPTGSVVGTSSVRRSAQLKKKYSGFKYESVRGNIQTRLSKLDDSESPYDCIILASAGLIRLGFEDRISSKLDSSLMYHAVGQGALGIEIRANDERVLNILHRISDVESTICCLAERQLMRSLEGGCSVPIGVKSSYDRETKILTLKGIVTDMDGVKFVEDVYGKKINVIQEDAIDCGAKLADKMISNGAKEILDEINIARLNEA from the coding sequence ATGACACAAGAGATCATTCGTATCGGTAGTAGAAAATCTGCTCTAGCTATCACGCAGTCTGAACATGTTAAGAgtcttattgaaaatgaattcCCGCAGTATTGTTGCGAGATCATCACTAGAGAGACCCTAGGTGACCAAATTCAGTTTAAACCATTGTATTCATTCGGTGGGAAAGCCCTCTGGACGAAAGAGTTGGAAGATTATCTCTATCATCAGGATGAACGTTTAAAATTGGACATCATTGTtcattcattgaaagacaTGCCTACTTTATTACCTGAGGGGTTCCAATTAGGCTGTGTAACGCAGAGAATCGACCCCTCTGATTGTGTAGTGATgtcaaaagaaaacataGGGCGGGGCTTTACCAAGCTGGAACAATTACCAACGGGTTCTGTTGTGGGAACCTCCAGTGTGAGAAGATCTGctcaattgaagaaaaaatattcaggCTTCAAGTATGAAAGTGTAAGAGGTAATATCCAGACTAGGTTATCCAAATTAGATGACTCAGAATCCCCATACGATTGTATTATTTTGGCCTCAGCCGGGCTGATTAGATTGGGCTTCGAAGATAGAATCTCATCCAAGTTAGATTCGTCTCTCATGTACCATGCAGTGGGTCAAGGTGCTTTAGGCATTGAAATTAGGGCGAATGATGAAAGGGtcttgaatattttgcATCGCATTTCTGACGTGGAGTCCACCATATGTTGTCTCGCTGAAAGACAATTAATGAGATCATTAGAAGGTGGTTGTTCAGTTCCAATTGGTGTCAAATCATCCTATGATAGAGAAACAAAGATTTTAACTTTGAAAGGAATTGTCACTGATATGGATGGTGTcaaatttgttgaagatgTTTACggaaagaaaatcaatgttattcaagaagatgCAATCGATTGTGGTGCAAAATTGGCTGACAAAATGATATCAAATGGTGCAAAAGAGATccttgatgaaattaatataGCAAGATTAAATGAGGCTTAA
- the GLE1 gene encoding nucleoporin GLE1 (similar to Saccharomyces cerevisiae GLE1 (YDL207W); ancestral locus Anc_8.460): MSIFALQFRLDDLVVSSDDEDGNSQFLETISTPGSSPSKDSTFIYDFERSKDAVPQLKLPKTPKKDDVDMKLDEDLEELMHSLKLDSKMPLHLNESMASTFALSYLNTRNRPHDEKKLLTGVEVTDDKQQPTSRAKLEKVLDTMSSSITQKLAVLTKSNTSQIKKVKDYKLKLEQERKQKEDEERRRIELAKQRELEEAKQRRLREEAQRQKEEEERKRKEEELKQQQLKVKKEKELKLKQETERRQNEVAQNKYITNFDQVSKTFWHYKEKIVSIKRDVVEPVKKADKETRNILSKHKRKINPKFGQLTNSMSQLTAIATELDSLIAQTRDNDLCFKWILNFIAKAIVHQAETEVRVKPESSLPLAKLSLFLMGKFPDLIELLMARFVKKCPFVIGFTCSIDTEQGRFNMGWKRNSESKWEDGTVYDERMSGMMTLFAVITRLDPLLPNQQNPWSMEYSWKILARIANVDPKLLTNTHFVVLGSWWDAAASNFLQVFGNQGAKLLKLIGDDLTSSVAERKYVGAARLRILTEEWMTSNMIKSFPEMDQ; the protein is encoded by the coding sequence ATGTCTATATTCGCATTACAGTTCAGGTTGGACGATCTGGTAGTATcttctgatgatgaagatggaAATTCGCAGTTTTTAGAGACGATTTCCACTCCTGGATCGAGTCCCAGTAAAGATTCCActtttatatatgattTCGAGAGATCAAAAGATGCTGTTCCCCAATTGAAACTGCCCAAGACACCTAAAAAAGATGATGTGGATATGAAATTGGATGAAGATCTGGAAGAACTGATGCATTCTTTGAAACTGGACAGTAAGATGCCGCTACATCTCAACGAATCGATGGCTTCCACATTTGCATTGTCATATCTGAATACAAGAAATCGTCCtcatgatgaaaagaagttGCTGACGGGAGTCGAGGTCACAGATGACAAACAACAGCCTACATCAAGGGCTAAACTGGAAAAGGTACTGGATACGATGAGTTCTTCCATCACACAAAAACTGGCAGTTTTAACTAAATCAAATACATCTCAAATTAAGAAAGTGAAAGattataaattgaaattggagCAAGAACGTAAGCAGAAGGAGGATGAAGAACGTAGGCGTATTGAATTGGCAAAGCAACGTGAATTAGAAGAGGCAAAGCAACGTAGATTACGAGAAGAAGCGCAACGACAAaaggaagaggaagaacGTAAAAGgaaggaagaagagttgaaacaacaacaactgAAAGttaagaaagagaaagaattgaaattaaaacaAGAAACGGAAAGAAGGCAAAATGAAGTAGCccaaaataaatatattacaaattttgatcaaGTCTCCAAGACATTTTGGcattataaagaaaaaattgtatcAATAAAACGGGACGTTGTCGAACCAGTGAAAAAAGCTGATAAGGAAACCAGAAATATATTATCTAAACATAAGAGAAAGATAAATCCAAAATTCGGTCAATTGACAAATTCAATGTCACAATTGACAGCCATCGCTACAGAATTGGACTCCTTGATTGCCCAAACCAGAGATAATGATTTATGCTTCAAATGgattttaaattttattgCAAAAGCCATCGTCCATCAGGCAGAAACTGAGGTCAGGGTCAAACCAGAATCATCTTTACCCTTAGCGAAATTATCCCTGTTCTTAATGGGGAAATTCCCAGATCTCATAGAACTTTTGATGGCCAGATTTGTTAAAAAATGTCCCTTTGTCATTGGATTTACTTGTTCTATTGATACCGAGCAAGGTAGATTCAATATGGGCTGGAAACGAAATTCTGAATCTAAATGGGAAGACGGCACAGTCTATGATGAAAGAATGAGTGGTATGATGACATTATTTGCAGTAATAACCAGATTAGATCCACTCTTGCCCAATCAACAAAATCCTTGGTCCATGGAATATTCGTGGAAGATTCTCGCTAGAATTGCCAATGTTGATCCCAAACTATTGACTAACACACATTTTGTTGTTCTAGGATCATGGTGGGATGCTGCAGCGTCCAATTTCCTACAAGTGTTCGGGAACCAAGGTGCAAAACTACTGAAATTAATTGGTGATGACTTAACATCATCTGTCgctgaaagaaaatatgttgGTGCAGCTAGACTAAGAATTCTGACCGAAGAATGGATGACGAGTAACATGATAAAATCCTTCCCTGAGATGGATCAATAG
- the SWI1 gene encoding Swi1p (similar to Saccharomyces cerevisiae SWI1 (YPL016W); ancestral locus Anc_8.472), whose amino-acid sequence MDFFDGNSGNNSAENDDFSSFFDPKPFSALDDSNGKMRNSIDSAMNNNNNGSSINEMTQSAGTPFGNAASLQNKQSTMNMGSPYDFSGNVGERVANRVVSNGGNTINLNESLSPQAILARNSIIDPNQIPLSAQQMLPQNSMNSSINMRAASDSNNVPTPANILSPNNNANNNNPATPRQILMLNNNRHQPQPQQILSNQGSPFTSQSPAPLQNNDYQLNNNNNNPSFTSNKNTNSNPNQAFAERTAMFASLQQQQQQQQQQQQQQQQQQQQQQQQQQQQLRQQSQRLSQQPQPPPQQQTRIPSANMGSPPQNQTNPTTTQEQMQYAMQQKAILQSLSPALQQRISSELSTKQFELFMKSLIENCKRLNIPFQAVPEIQGKKINPFLLYIMVQRLGGSEQVSRNQFWAQIASKFQINDVQQLEIIYFKILLPYEKYMNSPDGVKETQSKRIFLTQFLQELLKNVQNQQNQNTNNTTQPMVSSQPQQQPFQQQQASNKRQQFMQSFNNKSVPLSPNIATTPNMANRIPQNTVPIPNAPVTATTTITEKAPKKPRKPRQKKKTKKELEQERKQQEEFQKQQQKLLEEQQKQQRLLMETKIRQQYAKELAKLPKVYKRFVGRNYKPINTAINQIHGYDINYISQVGEKIDSNKPIFLFAPELGAINLHSISMSIQSNNLGEINTALNTLLVASADAVLTIALSEYPTILNSLCSVGINVINSLCFGKEDKNLREEQVSFSNGFCEEYDVEKFLNARSVAISRTDELMNDVFNAYVEKFEKNKGKTTDTKTIMVDSLTGKDLSQVEAMLTPDASPIENFENENEDEDFSLSSLPSTKKQEHWKLLPTAVKYSLKEQGSFSLSIPSYLESLKRVKDEVDDPFTKINTRGAENSRVLLNDQLSTITMILRNISFSDENSDIMSKNSYLKRFLSDLLFLLFLKDDSITFQRKILNFKKDTVIILANISHGLKLASSVDLFMLLMLILSFGEPKKCLDDMDHLTGLSFPEYSLSWGKYQAFGVDLLAKLLSIDKPNKRLFESILLDRFEDESDDIRIAKNLIAKYGEKSSLKLLNDTVSFLISVIPFHQISTQANIIEQVSPLISQSLTCLLQIMGFINIEKDTFNLPCFWLSTYENVGLNLRRLYELFQNLIMQHSTNTSSSFEPTLVLYKMISCQAVKLLRVMVEKGSVDKESCEKLLKIPNLLPSESEFFAVLSNPVVDSEFAKEIELFYRVRNQVFSKL is encoded by the coding sequence ATGGATTTTTTCGATGGTAATAGCGGGAATAACAGTGCAGAGAACGATGACTTCTCAAGTTTCTTTGATCCAAAGCCATTCAGTGCCTTGGATGATTCTAATGGAAAGATGAGAAACTCTATAGATTCTGCTAtgaataacaataataacgGTAGTAGCATCAATGAAATGACTCAATCTGCTGGGACGCCGTTTGGCAATGCTGCTTCGTTACAAAATAAACAATCTACAATGAATATGGGATCTCCATATGATTTCAGTGGTAATGTAGGTGAGCGTGTTGCTAATCGTGTAGTGAGTAACGGTGGTAATacgataaatttaaatgaaagtCTGTCACCACAAGCCATCCTCGCTAGGAATTCTATAATAGATCCCAATCAAATACCATTATCCGCACAACAAATGCTTCCTCAAAATAGTATGAATAGCTCAATTAATATGAGGGCAGCATCAGATTCGAATAATGTCCCAACGCCAGCTAATATACTGTCACCAAATAATAAcgctaataataataatccAGCCACACCTAGACAGATATTAATGctcaataataataggCATCAGCCACAGCCTCAACAAATACTCTCAAATCAAGGATCCCCTTTCACGAGTCAATCTCCTGCTCCTTTGCAAAATAACGATTATCAActgaataataataacaataatcCAAGTTTTACGTCgaataaaaatacaaatagTAATCCAAATCAAGCATTTGCTGAGAGAACTGCCATGTTTGCCTCGCttcaacagcaacagcaacagcaacagcaacagcaacaacagcaacagcaacaacagcaacagcaacaacagcaacagcaacaacagctACGACAGCAATCACAGAGGCTCTCCCAGCAACCACAACCGCCACCGCAGCAGCAAACAAGAATCCCATCTGCAAATATGGGATCACCTCCACAAAATCAAACTAACCCAACAACCACGCAAGAGCAGATGCAATACGCTATGCAACAAAAGGCTATTCTACAATCTTTAAGCCCTGCTTTGCAACAAAGAATATCAAGTGAACTGAGTACAAAACAGTTCGAATTATTCatgaaatcattaataGAAAACTGCAAAAGACTAAATATACCGTTCCAAGCAGTCCCAGAAATCCAAggtaagaaaattaatCCGTTCCTACTTTATATAATGGTACAAAGACTTGGTGGTAGTGAACAAGTTTCTAGAAACCAATTCTGGGCTCAAATAGCTAGTAAGTTTCAGATCAATGACGTTCAACAATTAGAAATCatttattttaaaattttgcttccttatgaaaaatatatgaaCTCTCCAGATGGTGTGAAGGAAACTCAATCAAAGAGAATATTTTTGACTCAATTTTTACaagaacttttgaaaaatgtccAGAATCAGCAAAACCAGAATACAAATAATACTACTCAACCCATGGTATCGTCCCAACCACAACAACAGCCTTTTCAACAGCAGCAAGCATCAAATAAAAGGCAACAATTTATGCAGAGCTTCAATAACAAATCAGTTCCATTGTCTCCAAATATTGCTACCACTCCGAATATGGCGAATAGAATACCCCAAAATACAGTACCCATTCCAAATGCTCCAGTgacagcaacaacaactaTTACGGAAAAGGCTCCAAAGAAGCCAAGAAAACCAagacagaagaagaagaccAAGAAGGAGTTAGAACAAGAACGTAAACAACAGGAGGAATTTCagaaacaacaacaaaagcTTTTAGAAGAACaacaaaaacaacaaaGACTTTTGAtggaaacaaaaataagGCAACAATATGCAAAAGAGTTAGCCAAATTGCCGAAAGTATACAAAAGATTTGTTGGGAGAAACTACAAACCAATAAACACAGCAATCAATCAAATCCATGGATACGATATTAATTATATTTCTCAAGTGGGTGAgaaaattgattcaaataaaCCCATATTCCTCTTCGCACCGGAGTTGGGCGCCATAAATCTACATTCCATATCAATGTCAATACAGTCCAATAATTTGGGTGAAATTAACACAGCTTTAAATACACTTTTAGTTGCCAGTGCGGACGCAGTTTTAACTATTGCATTAAGCGAATATCCTACCATATTAAACTCTTTATGCAGTGTCGGTATTAATGTCATAAACTCATTGTGCTTCGGCAAGGAGGATAAAAATTTGAGAGAGGAGCAAGTTAGCTTTTCAAATGGTTTTTGTGAGGAGTATGATGTGGAGAAATTTCTTAATGCAAGGTCTGTCGCGATTTCAAGGACAGATGAACTAATGAATGATGTCTTCAATGCCTATGTAGAAAAGttcgaaaaaaataagGGGAAGACCACTGATACAAAGACTATAATGGTTGATTCACTTACTGGTAAAGATTTGTCTCAGGTGGAAGCCATGCTGACGCCTGACGCTTCTcctattgaaaatttcgaaaatgAGAATGAAGACGAAgacttttctctttcttctttgccGTCCACAAAAAAGCAGGAACATTGGAAGTTATTGCCAACGGCAGTTAAATATTCCTTGAAGGAGCAAGGCTCATTCTCTCTGTCCATCCCCTCATATTTGGAGTCACTCAAAAGAGTTAAAGATGAAGTGGATGACCCATTTACGAAAATTAATACACGCGGTGCGGAAAATTCAAGAGTACTATTAAATGATCAGCTTTCAACAATCACCATGATTTTGAggaatatttctttttctgatGAGAACTCTGATATAATGTCAAAGAATAGCTACTTAAAGAGATTTTTATCCGAtctattatttcttcttttcttgaaggATGACAGTATcacttttcaaagaaaaattttgaattttaaaaagGATACAGTTATTATTTTGGCAAATATTTCTCATGGCCTCAAGTTAGCTTCGTCTGTGGATTTATTCATGTTGTTAATGCTTATATTAAGTTTTGGTGAGCCAAAAAAGTGTCTAGATGATATGGACCACTTAACAGGGTTATCATTTCCGGAATACTCATTAAGTTGGGGGAAATATCAGGCCTTTGGCGTTGATCTTTTAGCAAAACTTTTATCTATAGATAAGCCGAACAAGAgattatttgaaagtatCTTATTAGAcagatttgaagatgaatcaGATGATATAAGAATTGCCAAAAATCTAATAGCAAAATATGGCGAAAAGAGCTCTTTGAAACTATTAAATGATACGGTATCATTTTTGATCTCGGTCATTCCATTCCATCAAATTAGTACACAGGCAAATATTATTGAGCAGGTTTCTCCTTTGATCTCACAGTCATTGACGTGCTTACTACAGATAATGGGGTTCATAAATATAGAGAAGGATACTTTTAATTTACCTTGCTTCTGGTTAAGCACCTATGAAAACGTTGGACTAAATTTAAGAAGGCTATACGagctttttcaaaatttgataatgcAACATTCAACTAATACTTCTAGTAGTTTTGAGCCAACTTTGGTTTTATACAAAATGATAAGCTGTCAGGCAGTAAAATTACTGAGAGTAATGGTTGAAAAGGGTTCAGTTGATAAGGAGTCTTGTGAGAAACTCCTCAAAATTCCAAACTTGTTACCCAGTGAATCGGAATTTTTCGCTGTTTTGAGTAATCCTGTTGTAGATTCAGAGTTTGCGAAAGAAATTGAGCTATTTTACCGTGTTAGGAACCAAGTATTCAGTAAACTTTAG
- the YCX1 gene encoding Ycx1p (similar to Saccharomyces cerevisiae YDL206W; ancestral locus Anc_8.458) encodes MTHIRTLLRWDVVVWLFVFSLFIFLNFFTGSDAIIIDILNFPFILGTCFITLSLLTSDFISPSLHEISRNVFGMSDRISGMTLLALGNAIPEITTTYHSMNTNVTSLAIGELYGGVFFLLTVVLGSMSMWSTIKIGRIPGNNVNSIVYDRGNYFQDVITLLVGLTIATVYLHDGRLSVIECISMVIMFIVCSLALVFNSKVNEISDGIDNCCLENEPLIPQAADRFNNEEERRRYEIKVRIRKHMRQKYHGWVNIRLKDFLAIWGNQYDLDDEINTLQPLLKNVRHVSLDNHLRPSLQGISPYDRPVTAKSLSFDHLPTLSQDVFESGSDIECSVTPIGTHTGDIIENDTDLTILQQAVFLLTAPISYSLHFVIPTPVETLTHLTRLQIYVLAPVIFYWSVLSWQVTFLVMPIMAIMLRIALSFFETKKILSIITFSMSLATISGVVQIIVKVLTNYIEKLNLEGSLIGMTILAWGNNVGDLISNLTFIKIGIVDISMGACFGSPLLYFLLGIGVDGILLTLLQKKAINFTFDSHMCVCCLGILVSFLTYIVAVPLNDWKIDKKISCVLLMDYITINGINLFIQVSK; translated from the coding sequence ATGACCCATATACGTACATTACTTCGATGGGATGTCGTAGTGTGGCTCTTTGTGTTTAGtctcttcatttttctaAACTTCTTTACTGGTTCTGAtgctattattattgacatcttaaattttccatttattCTGGGTACCTGCTTCATAACGTTAAGTTTATTGACTTCTGATTTCATATCACCATCGTTGCATGAGATATCCAGAAATGTATTTGGTATGTCTGATCGAATTTCTGGCATGACTTTATTGGCGTTGGGGAATGCTATTCCGGAGATTACAACAACATATCATTCTATGAATACAAATGTTACCTCACTGGCAATAGGTGAGTTATATGGAGGTGTATTTTTCCTCCTTACAGTAGTATTGGGTTCAATGAGCATGTGGAGCACTATAAAAATTGGTCGTATCCCTGGAAATAATGTCAATTCTATCGTATATGACAGAGGAAATTATTTCCAGGATGTCATCACATTATTAGTGGGCTTAACTATTGCGACTGTTTATTTGCATGATGGAAGGCTTAGCGTGATAGAATGTATATCGATGGTGATTATGTTCATAGTTTGTTCGTTGGCTCTGGTTTTCAATAGTAAGGTTAATGAAATATCTGATGGAATTGATAATTGTTgtttagaaaatgaaccTCTAATCCCACAGGCTGCTGATAGATTTAACAATGAGGAAGAAAGGAGAAGATATGAAATTAAAGTAAGAATACGAAAACATATGAGACAAAAATATCATGGTTGGGTGAATATTCgattgaaagattttctGGCCATTTGGGGGAACCAATATGACCTAGACGATGAGATAAATACATTACAAcctttattgaaaaatgtgCGCCATGTTTCATTGGATAATCATTTAAGGCCCAGTCTACAGGGTATCAGCCCATATGATAGACCTGTGACAGCAAAGTCGTTGAGTTTTGATCATTTACCGACGCTGTCGCAGGATGTTTTCGAAAGTGGGAGCGACATCGAATGTTCAGTAACGCCAATTGGTACACACACTGGAGATATAATTGAAAACGACACTGACTTGACGATCTTACAGCAAGccgtttttcttttgacCGCACCTATCTCATATTCATTGCATTTCGTAATTCCTACTCCCGTAGAAACGCTTACACATTTGACAAGATTACAGATCTACGTTCTCGCACCTGTCATATTTTACTGGTCTGTATTAAGTTGGCAGGTGACGTTTCTGGTAATGCCAATAATGGCGATTATGTTAAGAATAGCTTTATCATTCTTCgaaactaaaaaaattctatCTATTATTACATTTTCCATGTCATTAGCAACAATATCGGGAGTGGTCCAAATTATTGTCAAAGTATTGACTAactatattgaaaaattaaaccTAGAGGGCTCATTAATTGGGATGACAATCCTAGCATGGGGGAATAATGTTGGagatttaatttcaaactTAACATTTATAAAGATCGGAATTGTTGATATTTCCATGGGTGCTTGTTTTGGAAGTCCtttactttattttttactTGGCATCGGGGTTGATGGTATTTTACTTACGTTATTGCAAAAGAAAGCTATTAATTTTACATTTGATTCACATATGTGTGTCTGTTGTCTGGGGATCcttgtttcttttcttacTTACATAGTGGCGGTTCCATTAAATGATTGGAAAATTGATAAGAAGATAAGCTGTGTCCTGTTAATGGATTATATTACCATCAATGGgattaatttatttatcCAAGTTtctaaataa
- the CWC2 gene encoding active spliceosome conformation promoter CWC2 (similar to Saccharomyces cerevisiae CWC2 (YDL209C); ancestral locus Anc_8.466) produces the protein MSWKSKLARRQISEEDLLSGMPPQTGLTFNVWYNKWSHGPSSSVRFVSPFRLDPTRDSGKTRAADDAFYCLYFARGCCVMGSKCEYLHHVPEEETSFNDIKDCFGRDKFAEYRDDMGGVGSFRKRNRTLYIGGLAGALNNKTLKPTQIESRLRFMFNKLGPIDKIRYVANKNCAFVKFRNARNAEFAKEAMTNQTMLLPNDDEWENRTESTGLLVKWANDDPDPEARRQEEEQTRVNSIHLMEKLLQNFGNSKRQRDDASSDASPIASSDTTPRSISPRNPRSDLILAAIKKLKSQRNDTALRRLEDALQPKQTDIKAALTDYTTESDED, from the coding sequence ATGTCGTGGAAGTCGAAGCTGGCGAGACGTCAAATCAGTGAAGAAGACCTTCTGAGTGGAATGCCTCCGCAGACAGGTCTTACTTTCAATGTTTGGTACAATAAATGGTCGCATGGACCATCGTCATCGGTACGATTTGTGAGTCCCTTTAGGTTGGATCCCACAAGGGACTCTGGTAAGACTAGAGCCGCAGATGATGCGTTTTACTGTCTATATTTTGCCAGAGGATGCTGTGTGATGGGGTCGAAATGTGAATATTTGCATCACGTTCCTGAAGAAGAGACAAGTTTTAATGATATCAAAGATTGTTTTGGAAGAGACAAGTTTGCTGAGTATAGAGACGACATGGGTGGTGTCGGTTCGTTCAGGAAACGCAATAGGACGTTGTACATTGGCGGACTTGCCGGTGctttgaataataaaacGCTGAAACCGACGCAGATTGAAAGTAGATTGAGATTCATGTTCAATAAACTCGGTCCAATTGATAAGATCAGGTACGTGGCCAACAAGAATTGTGCATTTGTTAAGTTCAGGAATGCCAGAAATGCCGAATTTGCTAAAGAAGCCATGACCAACCAGACGATGCTATTGCCAAACGACGACGAGTGGGAGAACCGCACTGAGAGCACTGGTCTGCTGGTGAAGTGGGCAAACGATGATCCCGACCCGGAGGCCAGACGCCAAGAGGAAGAACAAACCAGAGTAAACTCTATTCATCTgatggaaaaattattacaaaacTTTGGGAACTCCAAACGGCAAAGGGATGATGCATCGTCAGATGCATCACCAATTGCATCGTCGGACACTACACCACGTTCCATATCGCCACGTAACCCACGCTCAGACCTGATTCTAGCAGCAATCAAGAAACTTAAATCTCAACGAAATGACACCGCTCTTCGCCGCTTGGAAGACGCTCTGCAACCCAAACAGACGGATATCAAAGCAGCACTCACAGACTACACCACAGAATCCGACGAGGACTAA